The following coding sequences lie in one Miscanthus floridulus cultivar M001 chromosome 9, ASM1932011v1, whole genome shotgun sequence genomic window:
- the LOC136479955 gene encoding AP2/ERF and B3 domain-containing protein Os01g0141000-like, producing MSFSRLSAAATYPAAMMESSTKMAFAAIDCADFKVAEQQLPPSRFINGVMPQPSNGRWCGAQTYERPTRKWMGTFPDEETAVCGYDDVAARRCQGVTNFSEECATDDGELAFQATTSKSVTVKTTLRMQTSADEVRPSLWRAARAQPATRAREHLFQKALTPSDVGKLNRLVVPKQHAEKHLFLNRNPMMANGIGMLIDFVDGSEKAWRFRYSFCATSRMHVITKGWRRFIREKGLQAGDTVAFSQSAFGAYKQMHIDYWKTQKKPQPQDAVADAIAVHCHAVMLFGVDIATA from the coding sequence ATGTCCTTCTCGAGGCTATCCGCTGCCGCGACGTATCCTGCTGCGATGATGGAGTCCAGCACCAAAATGGCCTTCGCGGCCATAGACTGTGCCGACTTCAAGGTGGCGGAGCAACAGCTTCCACCGTCTCGGTTCATCAATGGCGTCATGCCGCAGCCTTCGAACGGGCGCTGGTGCGGCGCCCAAACCTACGAACGGCCCACACGGAAGTGGATGGGCACGTTCCCTGACGAAGAAACCGCGGTGTGCGGCTACGACGACGTGGCTGCGCGCCGCTGCCAAGGCGTCACCAACTTCTCAGAGGAGTGCGCGACGGACGACGGAGAGCTTGCGTTCCAGGCGACGACCTCCAAGTCCGTGACCGTGAAGACCACGTTGCGGATGCAGACATCTGCCGACGAGGTGAGGCCGAGCCTGTGGCGGGCAGCGCGTGCGCAGCCGGCGACGCGGGCGCGAGAACATCTATTCCAGAAGGCGCTGACGCCCAGCGACGTTGGCAAGCTCAACCGCCTCGTCGTGCCGAAGCAGCACGCCGAGAAGCACTTGTTTCTCAACCGCAACCCCATGATGGCCAACGGTATTGGCATGCTCATCGACTTCGTGGACGGCTCCGAGAAGGCGTGGCGGTTCAGGTACTCGTTCTGCGCGACCAGCCGGATGCACGTCATCACCAAGGGATGGAGACGATTCATTCGGGAGAAGGGCCTCCAAGCTGGGGACACAGTGGCATTCTCCCAGTCCGCGTTTGGGGCGTACAAGCAGATGCACATAGACTACTGGAAGACGCAGAAGAAGCCACAACCACAAGATGCCGTGGCCGATGCGATTGCCGTTCATTGCCATGCCGTCATGCTGTTCGGCGTTGATATTGCTACAGCCTAG